One stretch of Shewanella sp. Arc9-LZ DNA includes these proteins:
- a CDS encoding efflux RND transporter periplasmic adaptor subunit — protein sequence MIKDTSSQDTVIAPKLGRKLRLPLMIGCGAILMSALVWASLSHDSNQRSVDGADLRLATLTRGTLVRDIATTGKIVAANAPILYSTEEGVVTLLSQPGDEVELGQVVAKIESPRLQSELQQQQSMLEGMQGSLERAKLDARREQLRVSQILDMAKVDLEAADRESRRGDQLIESSLISKIDFEKSKDDLHKAKLLHKHAQQEVELMRDTLSFEIKNRTLEVQRQALVVRELTRQANALSIIAPVSGIIGNWLVEQKARIAASQPILTVVDLTAFEAELAVPESYADELGLGMDVELSFGNVNVVGQLSSISPEVRNREVTARVRFADSNTLSLRQNQRLSARVLLENRPNVLIVKRGDFLNMGGEVAYQVSDAVAHKKVVKLGARSMSQVEVLEGGEAGDVWVISGTETFKNDPTIQIR from the coding sequence ATGATTAAAGACACAAGTAGCCAAGATACTGTTATTGCGCCTAAGTTAGGCCGTAAATTGCGCTTACCCTTGATGATAGGTTGCGGTGCAATTTTGATGAGCGCGTTGGTGTGGGCGAGTTTAAGTCATGACAGTAATCAACGTTCGGTTGATGGTGCTGATTTACGTTTGGCAACCTTAACCCGTGGCACTTTGGTGCGTGATATTGCCACTACCGGTAAAATTGTGGCGGCCAATGCGCCCATTTTATATAGCACGGAAGAAGGTGTGGTGACGCTATTAAGTCAGCCTGGTGATGAAGTTGAGCTGGGGCAAGTGGTAGCCAAGATTGAAAGTCCGCGTTTACAAAGTGAATTGCAACAACAGCAGTCGATGCTTGAAGGCATGCAGGGCAGTTTAGAGCGCGCCAAGTTAGATGCCCGCCGTGAGCAATTGCGTGTTAGCCAGATTTTAGACATGGCGAAAGTGGATTTAGAAGCCGCAGATCGTGAAAGTCGTCGTGGCGATCAATTGATTGAGTCGAGTTTGATCAGCAAAATCGATTTTGAAAAAAGCAAAGATGATTTACACAAAGCCAAATTATTACATAAGCATGCCCAGCAAGAAGTCGAGCTTATGCGCGATACCCTCAGTTTTGAAATTAAAAACCGCACCCTTGAAGTACAACGCCAGGCTTTAGTCGTGAGAGAGTTAACTCGTCAAGCCAACGCCTTGAGTATTATCGCGCCGGTTAGCGGCATTATTGGTAACTGGCTGGTGGAACAAAAAGCCCGTATTGCCGCCAGCCAACCAATATTAACTGTGGTCGATTTAACTGCCTTTGAAGCTGAGTTAGCTGTGCCAGAGTCTTATGCCGATGAACTGGGTTTAGGGATGGATGTCGAGCTGAGTTTTGGTAACGTTAATGTGGTAGGCCAATTATCGTCAATTTCACCCGAAGTACGTAATCGTGAAGTGACCGCCCGAGTGCGTTTTGCTGACAGTAACACCTTATCGTTACGTCAAAATCAGCGTTTGTCTGCCCGAGTCTTACTGGAAAACAGGCCCAATGTATTGATAGTGAAACGCGGTGATTTTCTCAATATGGGCGGCGAAGTGGCGTATCAAGTGAGTGACGCTGTTGCTCATAAGAAAGTCGTTAAATTGGGCGCACGCAGTATGAGCCAGGTTGAAGTGCTTGAAGGCGGTGAAGCCGGTGATGTATGGGTGATATCCGGTACCGAAACCTTTAAAAATGATCCAACAATTCAAATCCGATAG
- a CDS encoding ABC transporter ATP-binding protein gives MLSMKNISKVFKTDLVETHALRDFNLEVKEGEFVAVTGPSGSGKTTFLNIAGLLEGFTSGEFSLDGVNVSNLSDNKSAKVRNEKIGFIFQGFNLIPDLNLAENVEVPLRYRGMNASERKRRVESALEQVGLGARMKHLPTQLSGGQQQRVAIARALAGEPRFLLADEPTGNLDSLMARQVMELLENINQQGTTIIMVTHDSELARRAQRNIQIVDGQVCDFSMYQPAATGTR, from the coding sequence ATGTTATCCATGAAAAATATCAGTAAAGTATTCAAAACTGACTTAGTTGAAACCCATGCGCTACGCGACTTTAACCTTGAAGTGAAAGAAGGTGAGTTTGTTGCGGTGACAGGCCCGTCTGGTTCAGGTAAAACCACCTTTTTGAATATTGCGGGTTTGCTCGAAGGCTTTACCTCTGGCGAGTTCAGCCTTGATGGCGTTAATGTGTCGAATTTAAGTGACAACAAAAGCGCTAAAGTCCGTAATGAAAAAATTGGCTTTATCTTTCAGGGGTTCAACCTTATTCCCGATCTTAATCTGGCCGAAAATGTTGAAGTGCCGCTGCGTTATCGCGGTATGAATGCCAGTGAGCGTAAGCGCCGAGTCGAGTCCGCATTAGAACAAGTCGGCTTAGGTGCGCGGATGAAACACTTACCGACGCAATTGTCTGGCGGACAACAACAACGTGTCGCTATTGCGCGTGCATTAGCAGGCGAACCACGGTTTTTATTAGCCGATGAACCAACCGGTAATTTAGACAGCTTAATGGCGCGCCAGGTGATGGAATTACTTGAAAATATCAATCAACAAGGCACCACTATTATTATGGTGACCCATGACTCAGAGCTTGCGCGTCGTGCCCAGCGCAATATTCAAATTGTTGATGGTCAAGTGTGTGATTTTTCGATGTACCAACCAGCTGCTACCGGCACTCGCTAA